A portion of the Salminus brasiliensis chromosome 11, fSalBra1.hap2, whole genome shotgun sequence genome contains these proteins:
- the prss59 gene encoding thymus-specific serine protease isoform X1 produces MAFSSKVLQNFFAIFRAGFIWTCVLCVPGEARFSRFRTFGSASVSRSEPAVDENWFVQRLDHFNGADSRVWKQRYFVNDRFYKPGGPVFLMIGGEGPANPAWMQYGTWLTYAEKFGALCLLLEHRFYGKSHPTEDLSLEGLRFLSSRQALADLAHFRTVTAESRGLTSSKWVAFGGSYPGSLAAWFRLKYPHLVHASIATSAPVYATVNFPEYLEVVQKSLAAENPECPVLVKNASDTLIARLKDPKTYDSITKDFRLCSKLDIQSDMDSAYLLETLAGNFMDVVQYNEDNRAFEGVVGTNVTIKVLCDVMLDSTLGEPYDRYAAVARLLQNTFSQSCTDSQYSHYVQYMSNTSWIGAGVLYGRQWVYQTCAEFGFYQSTDSPNQPFGGFPLIYHLQQCKDIYNLNASVADAVQQTNEEYGGYDIRSTRIVFPNGSIDPWHALGVISNITDDLPAVFIKGTAHCANMYPARAEDLPQLTQARDQIFLLLQKWLKEC; encoded by the exons ATGGCTTTTTCGTCTAAAGTGCTGCAAAACTTCTTTGCCATTTTTCGAGCAGGTTTCATTTGGACCTGTGTTCTTTGCGTCCCGGGAGAAGCACGTTTCTCCAGGTTCCGGACATTCGGCAGTGCCTCTGTTTCCAGGTCGGAACCTGCAGTGGATGAAAACTGGTTCGTTCAGCGGTTGGACCACTTCAACGGAGCCGACAGTCGAGTTTGGAAACAG aggtaTTTCGTAAATGACCGCTTCTACAAACCCGGGGGTCCAGTGTTCCTGATGATTGGTGGAGAGGGCCCAGCCAACCCCGCCTGGATGCAGTATGGTACTTGGCTGACTTATGCAGAGAAGTTTGGTGCCTTATGTCTTTTACTGGAGCACCGATTTTATGGCAAAAGTCACCCAACGGA GGATTTGAGCCTGGAAGGTCTGCGTTTCCTAAGCAGTCGGCAAGCGCTGGCTGACCTCGCCCACTTTCGCACGGTTACCGCAGAATCACGTGGGCTTACCAGTAGCAAATGGGTTGCATTTGGAGGCTCCTACCCGGGCTCTCTTGCTGCTTGGTTCCGACTCAAATACCCTCACCTTGTCCATGCTTCTATCGCTACCAGCGCACCTGTCTATGCTACAGTGAACTTCCCAG AGTATCTGGAAGTGGTGCAGAAGTCTTTGGCAGCAGAGAACCCTGAGTGCCCTGTACTGGTGAAGAATGCATCGGACACACTGATAGCTCGACTAAAAGACCCAAAGACCTACGACAGCATCACTAAAGACTTCAG ACTGTGCTCCAAGCTGGATATTCAATCAGATATGGACTCTGCTTATCTGTTGGAGACTCTGGCTGGAAACTTCATGGATGTTGTGCAATATAACGAGGACAATAGAGCCTTTGAG ggcGTTGTGGGCACTAATGTCACTATAAAGGTGCTGTGCGATGTGATGTTGGACTCGACGCTGGGTGAGCCTTACGATCGTTATGCAGCCGTTGCACGTCTGCTTCAGAACACCTTCTCACAGTCCTGCACTGATTCTCAGTATTCCCATTACGTCCAGTATATGAGCAACACTAGCTGGATTGGAGCTGGAGTCCTTTACG GCAGGCAGTGGGTGTATCAGACCTGTGCTGAATTTGGGTTCTATCAGAGCACAGATTCACCAAACCAACCATTTGGAGGATTCCCTCTAAT tTATCACTTGCAGCAGTGTAAAGATATCTACAACCTGAATGCATCAGTGGCAGATGCCGTGCAGCAAACCAATGAAGAGTATGGGGGATATGACATCAGATCAACGCGCATCGTCTTTCCAAACGGTTCCATTGACCCCTGGCATGCCCTTGGAGTGATTAGTAACATTACCGATGACCTCCCAGCAGTATTTATCAAAG gtACAGCTCACTGTGCTAACATGTACCCGGCCCGTGCAGAGGACCTCCCTCAGTTGACACAAGCACGGGATCAGATCTTCCTTCTGCTTCAGAAGTGGCTGAAGGAGTGTTGA
- the prss59 gene encoding thymus-specific serine protease isoform X2, with amino-acid sequence MIGGEGPANPAWMQYGTWLTYAEKFGALCLLLEHRFYGKSHPTEDLSLEGLRFLSSRQALADLAHFRTVTAESRGLTSSKWVAFGGSYPGSLAAWFRLKYPHLVHASIATSAPVYATVNFPEYLEVVQKSLAAENPECPVLVKNASDTLIARLKDPKTYDSITKDFRLCSKLDIQSDMDSAYLLETLAGNFMDVVQYNEDNRAFEGVVGTNVTIKVLCDVMLDSTLGEPYDRYAAVARLLQNTFSQSCTDSQYSHYVQYMSNTSWIGAGVLYGRQWVYQTCAEFGFYQSTDSPNQPFGGFPLIYHLQQCKDIYNLNASVADAVQQTNEEYGGYDIRSTRIVFPNGSIDPWHALGVISNITDDLPAVFIKGTAHCANMYPARAEDLPQLTQARDQIFLLLQKWLKEC; translated from the exons ATGATTGGTGGAGAGGGCCCAGCCAACCCCGCCTGGATGCAGTATGGTACTTGGCTGACTTATGCAGAGAAGTTTGGTGCCTTATGTCTTTTACTGGAGCACCGATTTTATGGCAAAAGTCACCCAACGGA GGATTTGAGCCTGGAAGGTCTGCGTTTCCTAAGCAGTCGGCAAGCGCTGGCTGACCTCGCCCACTTTCGCACGGTTACCGCAGAATCACGTGGGCTTACCAGTAGCAAATGGGTTGCATTTGGAGGCTCCTACCCGGGCTCTCTTGCTGCTTGGTTCCGACTCAAATACCCTCACCTTGTCCATGCTTCTATCGCTACCAGCGCACCTGTCTATGCTACAGTGAACTTCCCAG AGTATCTGGAAGTGGTGCAGAAGTCTTTGGCAGCAGAGAACCCTGAGTGCCCTGTACTGGTGAAGAATGCATCGGACACACTGATAGCTCGACTAAAAGACCCAAAGACCTACGACAGCATCACTAAAGACTTCAG ACTGTGCTCCAAGCTGGATATTCAATCAGATATGGACTCTGCTTATCTGTTGGAGACTCTGGCTGGAAACTTCATGGATGTTGTGCAATATAACGAGGACAATAGAGCCTTTGAG ggcGTTGTGGGCACTAATGTCACTATAAAGGTGCTGTGCGATGTGATGTTGGACTCGACGCTGGGTGAGCCTTACGATCGTTATGCAGCCGTTGCACGTCTGCTTCAGAACACCTTCTCACAGTCCTGCACTGATTCTCAGTATTCCCATTACGTCCAGTATATGAGCAACACTAGCTGGATTGGAGCTGGAGTCCTTTACG GCAGGCAGTGGGTGTATCAGACCTGTGCTGAATTTGGGTTCTATCAGAGCACAGATTCACCAAACCAACCATTTGGAGGATTCCCTCTAAT tTATCACTTGCAGCAGTGTAAAGATATCTACAACCTGAATGCATCAGTGGCAGATGCCGTGCAGCAAACCAATGAAGAGTATGGGGGATATGACATCAGATCAACGCGCATCGTCTTTCCAAACGGTTCCATTGACCCCTGGCATGCCCTTGGAGTGATTAGTAACATTACCGATGACCTCCCAGCAGTATTTATCAAAG gtACAGCTCACTGTGCTAACATGTACCCGGCCCGTGCAGAGGACCTCCCTCAGTTGACACAAGCACGGGATCAGATCTTCCTTCTGCTTCAGAAGTGGCTGAAGGAGTGTTGA
- the LOC140565094 gene encoding testis-specific serine/threonine-protein kinase 6-like has translation MACSRSSAYLRQDRTTMTTNEILESLGFNVLANIGQGSFGTVKLAKSKRFEKQVAIKVLDLRLATPSFVRKFLPREIAILRRIRHPHIIQVHEIFKVPSKQVYIVMEAAVMDLQEKLQQSCYIRSSQAKKWFSQLLSAVVYLHQQDIVHRDLKCENVLLTAENQVKLTDFGFGRFSRGFPQLSETYCCTRQYAAPEVLMRKPYDPKKSDVWSLGVILYAMVTGSMP, from the exons ATGGCATGTTCTAGATCTTCTGCTTATCTCAGACAGGATAG GACAACAATGACAACCAACGAAATCCTGGAATCTTTGGGCTTCAATGTTTTGGCCAACATTGGTCAAGGGAGTTTTGGCACGGTTAAGCTGGCCAAATCCAAGAGGTTCGAAAAGCAGGTGGCCATTAAAGTATTGGACCTCAGGCTGGCCACACCTTCCTTTGTTCGTAAATTTCTGCCCCGGGAGATCGCCATTCTCCGAAGAATAAGACATCCTCACATTATTCAGGTGCATGAAATTTTTAAGGTGCCTTCCAAACAAGTTTACATCGTGATGGAGGCTGCCGTCATGGATCTCCAAGaaaagctgcagcagagctgctaCATCCGCAGCTCCCAGGCTAAAAAGTGGTTCTCCCAGCTCCTCAGCGCTGTAgtttatctgcaccagcaggacattgtccacCGAGACctgaaatgtgaaaatgtcCTGCTGACTGCCGAGAACCAAGTTAAACTGACAGACTTTGGTTTTGGACGCTTTTCAAGAGGCTTCCCTCAACTAAGCGAGACGTATTGTTGCACTCGTCAATACGCTGCACCTGAGGTGCTCATGCGGAAACCCTATGATCCCAAAAAGAGTGACGTTTGGAGCCTAGGCGTCATTCTGTATGCCATGGTCACCGGGTCCATGCCC